The window CAACCTTCATGAACTCCTGTGCAGAACGCAAGTGCTGGCTCCAGCTCATCTCTGAAACGTGGATCAAGCCCTCTACGCCTGGCTGAATCTCTACGAATGCACCGTAGTCAGCCATAACAACTACCTTACCCTTAACGTGGTCACCAACCTTGAGGTTAGGATCCAAAGAATCCCAAGGGTGCTGAGTGAGCTGCTTGAGACCGAGAGCGATACGCTTCTTCTCCTCATCGAAGTCGAGGATAACAACGTTGATCTTCTGGTCGAGAGTAACAACCTCGTGTGGATCGCTTACGCGGCCCCAAGAGAGGTCAGTGATATGTACGAGTCCGTCAACACCACCGAGGTCAACGAATACACCGTAAGATGTGATGTTCTTAACAGTACCCTCGAGGATCTGACCCTTCTCAAGGTGAGAGATAATCTCCTTACGCTGTGCCTCGAGCTCAGCCTCGATGAGTGCCTTGTGTGAAACGACTACGTTACGGAACTCCTGGTTAATCTTAACAACCTTGAACTCCATTGTCTTACCAACGAATACGTCGTAGTCGCGTATAGGATGAACGTCAATCTGGCTGCCAGGAAGGAATGCCTCGATACCGAATACGTCAACAATCATACCACCCTTAGTGCGGCTCTTGATGTAACCCTGGATAACCTCGTCGTTCTCCAGTGCCTTGTTGATATTCTCCCAACTCTTCTGGAGGCGAGCCTTCTTGTGAGAAAGAACGAGCTGACCACGCTTGTCCTCCTGGTTCTCAACATAAACCTCTACCTTGTCACCAGCCTTGAGCTCTGGGTTGTAACGGAATTCAGAAGCAGGGATGATACCATCGCTCTTGTAGCCGATGTTAACAACTACTTCCTTCTTGTCAACTGAAATAACAGTACCTTCAACTACCTGGTGCTCCTGGATCTTGTTAAGAGTTTCGTCATAAGCCTTAGTAAGATCGTTCTTACTTGCCTCAGCGTGTGCGCCGTTCTCGAACTCATCCCAGTTGAAGTCAGCTAAAGGCTGTACATTCTGGACGTCTTTGAAATTTGTCATAAAGTGTTTAAAAAATAATTTAATTAATAAAGTTTGACTTTATATTATCTGTAATATGGGCATAGTTCGCCCAAATCGGTTGCAAAGTTACGAATAATATTCTGTATATTAGTGCTTTTGCTTCTGTTTTTTTGTTTTTTTCTTTCTACTTCCGAAAATGTCACTCACTTTGTTGAAGTCTTTCTTTAGAATCAGACCTATACCCTGCGTTGTCAGTGAGTTACGTGTGAAGTAGCGGTCGTTGGTCTGGTTATAGACACGGAAGGCTACGTTGCCGCTTGGGAAGAGGAGGTAACGGATATCGAAGTCGCCTATGAACGATGACTTGTCCTTGGCTACATTGTCTCGATAACCAAACTGTCCGTTGAAGAGCAGACGGTTGTTAAGCATACTTCCTGAGAGCATTCCTTCGTATTCGGCATTGTCGAAACCTTCATTACCTGTGGCAATGTTGGCACCGAAGTTCCAGTTGTTATCTTTCACAACGTTGGACAATACGGTGTTTATTTGCTGTGAAATCGTACCTGAGAGCAGACTCTGCATAGCAAGTGATGCACGACTTGGCGATTCACTGTTTCGTGCCGTATTGTTATTGTTGCTCTGTGGATAGAAACGTCCAACAGCTAAAAGGTAAAGTACTTGCTGGTTAAGCTCTTGCTCAGAGTTGAGGATAGAGCGTATCATCTGTTGTGCGTCTGGTGAGAGCGTTGGGAGGTCGAGACCGAAAGAAACGGTCGGTGCTCCTGGGGTTCCTTCAATATTCAGCAGACAGTTTACCTTTGTGTTGTTGGCAGTGAAGGATCTACCCAATCCGAGGTCGCCCAAAGGAACAGAGTTGATGATATAACTGGCTTTCAGATTCAATGCGGCGTTGAAGGGGTCGCCACCGAAGGCAATCGTTGAGCCAGGCTGGAAGATAAATTGTTTCTTGATAATATTCTGAATAGTGAGGTTGTATTGTCCGTAGCCCACGTTGTAGTTTCCAAAGAGATGGAAGGCTCCCTTATTATAATAGGTGGCACGAATCATGCCCGAACCATTCAGTCGGATATTGTCGCCAGTGGCATCATCAAGCAATACTCCAAGCGTAAGATTTGGATTTGTACGTACGAGGAAGTTAATGTGTAGGTCGCTTGGTATGTCACTGAACTTCACTGCGTTTGAAACTTTCTTAGGGGCAGGTCTTGCTGCGAAACTGAGCGTGTCGGCTGCTTCAGGAATCAATACTCCAGTACTGTCCTTTGGTATGTTAATCCAACGGATAAAGTTGTTTGTACCTGCATCATTGGTAGAAGTAGCATCGTATGTTATATAGGTGTTCTTTTCAGGTTCCATCTCTATGTTCATTGTTGTTGAACCCGGTTCACCTTTTATATTACATTTACCAGTTCCATATACTACACCCCAGAACGAGTCCTTACCTTGTTTCTTAGGGAAGTTATAAGCTAAGAGGTTTCGTGCGAGGATGTTGATGTCGTAAGTAAGGTGGCTAAGATTCTTATGATGTAGTCCACCTGTAACGATACCGATATGTCCTTGTGGGTCAGTGATGGTGTCGTTAGCAAAGATAATTTCGTTAGGGATGATTTGAACACGTGCATCACGCATTTTATAGGTAACACCTATTGGCTTTACATATACGCTTCCGTTCACCTGCATGTCACCTTCAAGATTGATAGCGCTAAGTGGTCCGACAACCTTACACCAGCCATTTCCTTGTACTTGAATCTTGTCCATAAAGGATCCACAGAAGCTCTTGAGGAAGTAGAGATGGGTGTTATTGGCAAAGATAGGGAGGTTGATGTAGCTTTTCTTTATGTCTACATAGCCGTTGATATCTGTGCGAGAACCTTCTCCAGCATCAGCGTAAGCATCGATATTAATCTTACCTTCCTTATCATTGTAGTTTGCTTCCGCATAGAGGGTACCCATATCACCCTCTTCAAATTGGAAGTCTTGTACCTCAAGCTTCGCTTGTAGCTGTGGATGATGGAAGAACGATTTGACAGATGCGGTACCAGAAGCCGTTCCTCCAAACTTAACACTGTGGAAGTTGACAAGGTTAAGAATATATGGAACGTTGATATCCTTGAATCTTACAAGGATAGAATCGCTTTGATTTCCAGACGTCTGACCGTTAGCAATGATATGCTGGTCGTGGTTAGAAAGCTCAAAGTGGTCGATGCTGAGATTGTTCCGATGATAAGAGATATCAGAAGGCTGCACTTGCAACGCAATGGAATCAAAGTTGATTTCTGATGGGTTGAGATGCAAGTGAGTCTCTAAGTCACCATGACGGCGTGAGAACGAAGCAATACTATTGACGTTTCCAAATACAGGAGAGGTGCCCGGTATGCGGAAGGAAATATCAGAACTTATGGCGTTGTCAGCAATAAGTCCTTGTGCATTGATAATTACATGAGGTCCCTTCTCTCCCTTTCGTTCGGCAGAAATATGGGTCTGTAAACCTTGTGGCTCACTCTTGAGATTCAGTACGAGGTTCTTAATCTGCTGTCCTGAATAGGTCACGTCGGGTGCATTGATGTGCAAGTCGATTTCGTTCTGACGTTCATTGACAAGTCCTGCAAGTCTGATGGCGTGTGAAGACACGATGTCAGTCTTCAGCAAACTATTGATGAACTTTGTGTCATGTAGACGTAAAGTGAAAGAGTAGTTTGCCTTTCCTGTAGCTGTATTATAGTGTGGGTTAGGCTGGAAGATACTTGGTATATAATGTCTTAAGACACGTCTTATCGTTTGTGGGAGTTGGTCATATTCGTATTGTCCTACGAGGTGTATTTCTCCAAAGTCTGTCTTTGCATCAAGTGACTTACCTAAGAGTCCGTTGTTTGTTTGGATACTTAGCTGGTTAAGTGTGATTTTCTGACCTTCTCCAGTCATAGCAAAATTACTGATATCAAGGTTTCCTATGACATCATTCAAACTTGCTCCCTGTCCTTTTATCTTAGAAGTAAAGGAGATAGTCCTATTACCCAAAGCTTCTGTTAGCTGAAGTTTCTGCAAGTTGACGGCATCGGCAGTGATAGAGATGTCGGTAGACAGTTTCCCCTTGTGTTGTATGAAAGCCATAACGTTGGCAGCATTTCCGTCAATGTTCAACTTTCCGTTAGGGTCGTTTATCGCTGCTTTACCTATGAAAATATCATTTTTATAAGTTCCGTCAAGGTGTATGTTCTTATAGGTATAACCTTTATAATAGAAGGAAGAAACGTCACCCTTTGCAACAATATAAGATAAATCAGTATTTCCTTCTACCTTAATATTAGTGCTTAACTTACCAAAGTCTTTATTGTCAAGTACTTTCGCAAGATTTAAATCGGTAGTGTTGACGGTTCCTTGGATATTCTTTCCGTGAATAACAGTAGCCAATTGAACGTTACCAGCATCTGTGTTCAGCTGTCCCTTTGCGGTATATTTTCCAGCGTTATGGGCAAAGGTACCATTATAGTAGATATTGCCAATGTTGCTCAATGGTTTAGGGAGAGGCTTATGAGTAACTTTGCTGATGGATTGAAAGGTGTTTTTGCTAACCTTCAGTGGGCTGAAAGTGAAGTCCCAAATAGGCTTCTTTTGGATGTTTTTCACCCATCCTTTTGCTTTTATTTGGGTTGAAAGAGTTTGATCTGAAACGTTAAGTTGTTTTATTAATACCGACTGGTTTGTACCCTCTGCATTAATTGTAGCAGTGTAGCTGTTTGTCAGTGACTTTAATTCGGGTAGGATAGGGGAGAAATCGGAAGGCTTTACTGTGGCTTTGAAGTCCTTGATGGTGTAACGAAAAGTGTTGAAATCCAACTTCTTGTTATTGAACTTGTAGGTTGTAAGTAACTCTTTTAAAGCTATCTTGCTGTTAGTACCATCGAAGATAAAGTCACGCAATGTAGCTTGCTGCTGATCGGCTTTTAAGTCAAAAGCCAACTGCTTCACCTCTAAGCCTGTTGCTTCCTTGAAAGACAATGTTCTGAGGTCAGCCCATACACTCGTATCATCCAACTTGTGAAGGATGATGTAAGACGAGATGTTATGGAGGTTGATATGATCTAAATTCAGTCGGTTAGGTGTGGTAGGGGCATCCATACAATCGTATTTGATGCTACCATGTCGAATAACAAGACTATTGATAGACAAGTGCAACGGAGTGTGACTTGTGGTGTCTTTAGATGCTAATGAGTCCAACGCAAATTGGAAATTTGGTTTGGCATCCTTACTTGTTTTGTACAGTTCTGCTCGTAAACCAAATATCTGTGCAGAGGAGATATTGATTTCTCCTGTACGTAGGAGGTGCCAGATGTCGACCCTTGCTCCAACACGTGATGCCGATAACATCTTCTTGTGACTTTGGTCATAGATGAGAATGTCGTCTAATACAAAGCGGTTGATAAAGCCTAAGTCAATGCGTCCTACGCGCACTTCTGTACCTAATTTGTTACCTGCTATGTCGCCTACTTTTTGAGCAAGAAATCCCTGTACTACTGGTATGTGCAGCAGTACGATTGTGGTTATGTAAAGACCTACTATGGTCCATATAACCCATCGTATAAATGTCCTAAGTTTCTTCAATGCGTCTACAAAACTACAAAAAAACCATTTTATACTGAAATTATTATATCTAAATGTGCCAAATCTGCTTAAAATTTGCTACATTTGCAGAAAATAAGCTATGCTTGGCAAATAGTAAGTAACCTTTCTTTGCTCTCGCTTGCATTATTTTTGCAGAAAATAAGCTACGCTTGGCAAATAGAAAGTAACCTTTCTTTGCTCTCGCTTGCATTATTTTTGCAGAAAATAAGCTACGTTCAGCACAGCAAAGGATGGTTTACTTTATGTTTTGTACTGCTTATTCAGGACGGAAGAGATTAGAATGAAATAATATAAAAATCGCTTTATCATTGTTATGGCAAATGTAATTAAGTTACGAAAGGGCTTAGACATTAACCTTACAGGACGCGCGCAGGAGCAGATGTTGCCTGTGAAATCACCTACGGAATACGCTTTGGTTCCAGATGATTTCCCAGGATTGACGCCTAAGGTGACCGTTCGTGAAGGTGATCATGTCCGAGCTGGTGACCCATTGTTTGTTGACAAGGGGTGCACTGAAGTTAGCTTCGCTTCTCCGGTGAGTGGTACAGTCACAGCTGTTGAGCGCGGAGAAAGACGTAAGGTGTTGCGTGTGAAGATTGCTGCCGATGCGCAGCAGGAGTATGCTGACTTCGGCGTGAAGGACGTGGCGGGCTTATCCGCTGATGATGTCAAGGCTTCATTGCTGCAGGCAGGATTGTTTGGTTATATCAACCAGCTACCTTATGCTGTTGCTACACGTCCAGACACAGAACCAAAGGCAATTTTCGTGTCTGCACTTCGTGATAAACCTTTGCAGGGTGACTTCGAGTTTGAGTTGAATGGTCAGGAGAAAGACTTCCAGACAGGTTTGACAGCTCTCGCTAAGATTGCAAAGGTTTATTTGGGTATTGGTGCTAAGCAGTCGGCTTCGGCGTTGACTGGTGCAAAGGATGTTGAGGTAACTGTTTTCGATGGCCCTTGTCCTGCTGGTAATGTTGGTGTACAAGTAAATCACATCGACCCAGTTAATAAGGGCGAAGTTGTATGGACTGTTGAGCCAACAGCAGTTATCTTCTTCGGTCGTTTGTTCAACACTGGTAAGGTAAACCTCACTCGTCGTGTTGCCATTGCTGGTAGTATGGTAAAGCAGACTGGTTATGTTGATGCCCTTGTAGGTACTCCATTGAAGCAGATTCTTGCAGACAACGTTGCTGACGGTTGTCATGTTCGTGTTCTCAATGGTAATCCTCTCACTGGTGTTATTGCTAACGATGAGGCTGTGCTTGGTGCACATACTTCTGAGGTAACATTGATTCCAGAGGGTGATGACGTAAACGAAATCTTCGGTTGGATGCTTCCTCGTTTCAATGACTTCTCTACTTCTCGCAGCTACTTCACTTGGTTGCAGGGCAAGAAGGCGTACAATCTTGATGCACGTCTCAAAGGTGGAGAGCGTCACATGATTATGAGTGGCGAGTACGACAGAGTGTTACCAATGGATATCTATAGTGAGTACCTCATCAAGTCAATTATCTCTGGTAATATTGACAGCCAAGAGCAGTTGGGTATTTATGAGGTAAGTCCAGAAGACTTTGCACTCGCTGAGTTCGTTGACAGTTCCAAGTTACCTTTGCAGAAGATTGTGCGTGAGGGCTTGGATATCCTTAGAAAAGAGAATGCATAGGGGTCTTATGAGCCCACAATAACTTTAACTATAGTTTCAGATTAAGTTTCTCAGGGTTTTATCAATCTATGGTAATGATTCAAGAAACAGAAACTTTGGACTTTAAGAACCCTATAATAAAAGTAATATGAGTTTAAGAAATTATCTCGATAAGATACGCCCGAGCTTTGAAAAGGGCGGAAAGCTTCACGCTTTCAAGAGTGTCTACGATGGTTTCGAGACGTTCCTTTATGTTCCTAACGAGACATCAAAGAGCGGAACTTCTATCCATGACGCTATTGACTCGAAGCGAATTATGAGTTTAGTAGTACTCTCAGTGGTACCTGCTATGCTCTTCGGTATGTACAATATCGGTTATCAGAACGCATTGGCAGCTGGTAAGTTGGCTGATGCTACCTGCTGGGGAATGTTCCTCTATGGTATGCTTGCCCTATTGCCAAATATCCTTGTGTCTTACATTGTCGGTCTGGGTATTGAGTTTGCTTGGGCACAGTGGAAGGGTGAGGAGATTCAGGAAGGTTACCTTGTGTCAGGTATTCTGATTCCGTTGATTATTCCTGTGACTACACCACTTTGGATACTCGCGCTTGCTGTTGCCTTTGCGGTCATCTTTACGAAGGAGATCTTCGGTGGTACTGGTATGAATATCTTCAACGTTGCCTTGGCTGCACGTGCCTTCCTCTTCTTCTCTTATCCGAGCAAGATGACAGGTGATAGCATCTGGGTGGCACAGAATTCTATTTTCGGTTTCGGCTATACCTTGCCAGACGGTTTCACAATGGCAACCCCATTGGGTGAGATTGCGCAGGGAACAGCTGTGAACACTTCTGTATGTGATATGATTATTGGTCTTATCCCAGGTTCTGTTGGTGAAACATCAGTAATCGCTATCGCCATTGGTGCGGTTATCCTTCTTTGGACAAACATCGCCAGCTGGAAGACAATGTTGAGCGTATTCCTTGGTGGTACCGTGATGGGACTTCTCTTCCAGTCAACTGGTGCAACACCAATTCAGTGGTATGAGCACCTTATTTTGGGTGGTTTCTGCTTTGGTGCAGTCTTTATGGCAACCGATCCAGTAACATCAGCACGTACAGAAAGAGGTAAGTGGGTATATGGATTCTTCATCGGAGCGATGGCTATCATCATCCGTGTGTTGAACCCAGGTTATCCAGAGGGTATGATGCTTGCCATCCTCTTTGGTAATATGTTCGCCCCACTTATCGACTACTGTGTAGTTCAGTCAAACATCAGCAAGCGCGCTAAGCGTGCTAAATAAATAAGGAGGACGAAGAAATGAAAACAAATAGTAATTCTTATACAATTATCTATTCTGGCATCCTCGTGCTGATTGTAGCCTTTTTGCTTGCATTCGTTTTCCAAGCATTGAAGCCAATGCAGGATGCTAATGTACAGCTTGATCAGCAGAAGCAGATTCTCTTTGCACTCAATCAGG of the Prevotella melaninogenica genome contains:
- a CDS encoding Na(+)-translocating NADH-quinone reductase subunit A, whose protein sequence is MANVIKLRKGLDINLTGRAQEQMLPVKSPTEYALVPDDFPGLTPKVTVREGDHVRAGDPLFVDKGCTEVSFASPVSGTVTAVERGERRKVLRVKIAADAQQEYADFGVKDVAGLSADDVKASLLQAGLFGYINQLPYAVATRPDTEPKAIFVSALRDKPLQGDFEFELNGQEKDFQTGLTALAKIAKVYLGIGAKQSASALTGAKDVEVTVFDGPCPAGNVGVQVNHIDPVNKGEVVWTVEPTAVIFFGRLFNTGKVNLTRRVAIAGSMVKQTGYVDALVGTPLKQILADNVADGCHVRVLNGNPLTGVIANDEAVLGAHTSEVTLIPEGDDVNEIFGWMLPRFNDFSTSRSYFTWLQGKKAYNLDARLKGGERHMIMSGEYDRVLPMDIYSEYLIKSIISGNIDSQEQLGIYEVSPEDFALAEFVDSSKLPLQKIVREGLDILRKENA
- a CDS encoding NADH:ubiquinone reductase (Na(+)-transporting) subunit B encodes the protein MSLRNYLDKIRPSFEKGGKLHAFKSVYDGFETFLYVPNETSKSGTSIHDAIDSKRIMSLVVLSVVPAMLFGMYNIGYQNALAAGKLADATCWGMFLYGMLALLPNILVSYIVGLGIEFAWAQWKGEEIQEGYLVSGILIPLIIPVTTPLWILALAVAFAVIFTKEIFGGTGMNIFNVALAARAFLFFSYPSKMTGDSIWVAQNSIFGFGYTLPDGFTMATPLGEIAQGTAVNTSVCDMIIGLIPGSVGETSVIAIAIGAVILLWTNIASWKTMLSVFLGGTVMGLLFQSTGATPIQWYEHLILGGFCFGAVFMATDPVTSARTERGKWVYGFFIGAMAIIIRVLNPGYPEGMMLAILFGNMFAPLIDYCVVQSNISKRAKRAK
- a CDS encoding translocation/assembly module TamB domain-containing protein; its protein translation is MKKLRTFIRWVIWTIVGLYITTIVLLHIPVVQGFLAQKVGDIAGNKLGTEVRVGRIDLGFINRFVLDDILIYDQSHKKMLSASRVGARVDIWHLLRTGEINISSAQIFGLRAELYKTSKDAKPNFQFALDSLASKDTTSHTPLHLSINSLVIRHGSIKYDCMDAPTTPNRLNLDHINLHNISSYIILHKLDDTSVWADLRTLSFKEATGLEVKQLAFDLKADQQQATLRDFIFDGTNSKIALKELLTTYKFNNKKLDFNTFRYTIKDFKATVKPSDFSPILPELKSLTNSYTATINAEGTNQSVLIKQLNVSDQTLSTQIKAKGWVKNIQKKPIWDFTFSPLKVSKNTFQSISKVTHKPLPKPLSNIGNIYYNGTFAHNAGKYTAKGQLNTDAGNVQLATVIHGKNIQGTVNTTDLNLAKVLDNKDFGKLSTNIKVEGNTDLSYIVAKGDVSSFYYKGYTYKNIHLDGTYKNDIFIGKAAINDPNGKLNIDGNAANVMAFIQHKGKLSTDISITADAVNLQKLQLTEALGNRTISFTSKIKGQGASLNDVIGNLDISNFAMTGEGQKITLNQLSIQTNNGLLGKSLDAKTDFGEIHLVGQYEYDQLPQTIRRVLRHYIPSIFQPNPHYNTATGKANYSFTLRLHDTKFINSLLKTDIVSSHAIRLAGLVNERQNEIDLHINAPDVTYSGQQIKNLVLNLKSEPQGLQTHISAERKGEKGPHVIINAQGLIADNAISSDISFRIPGTSPVFGNVNSIASFSRRHGDLETHLHLNPSEINFDSIALQVQPSDISYHRNNLSIDHFELSNHDQHIIANGQTSGNQSDSILVRFKDINVPYILNLVNFHSVKFGGTASGTASVKSFFHHPQLQAKLEVQDFQFEEGDMGTLYAEANYNDKEGKINIDAYADAGEGSRTDINGYVDIKKSYINLPIFANNTHLYFLKSFCGSFMDKIQVQGNGWCKVVGPLSAINLEGDMQVNGSVYVKPIGVTYKMRDARVQIIPNEIIFANDTITDPQGHIGIVTGGLHHKNLSHLTYDINILARNLLAYNFPKKQGKDSFWGVVYGTGKCNIKGEPGSTTMNIEMEPEKNTYITYDATSTNDAGTNNFIRWINIPKDSTGVLIPEAADTLSFAARPAPKKVSNAVKFSDIPSDLHINFLVRTNPNLTLGVLLDDATGDNIRLNGSGMIRATYYNKGAFHLFGNYNVGYGQYNLTIQNIIKKQFIFQPGSTIAFGGDPFNAALNLKASYIINSVPLGDLGLGRSFTANNTKVNCLLNIEGTPGAPTVSFGLDLPTLSPDAQQMIRSILNSEQELNQQVLYLLAVGRFYPQSNNNNTARNSESPSRASLAMQSLLSGTISQQINTVLSNVVKDNNWNFGANIATGNEGFDNAEYEGMLSGSMLNNRLLFNGQFGYRDNVAKDKSSFIGDFDIRYLLFPSGNVAFRVYNQTNDRYFTRNSLTTQGIGLILKKDFNKVSDIFGSRKKKTKKQKQKH
- the rpsA gene encoding 30S ribosomal protein S1 → MTNFKDVQNVQPLADFNWDEFENGAHAEASKNDLTKAYDETLNKIQEHQVVEGTVISVDKKEVVVNIGYKSDGIIPASEFRYNPELKAGDKVEVYVENQEDKRGQLVLSHKKARLQKSWENINKALENDEVIQGYIKSRTKGGMIVDVFGIEAFLPGSQIDVHPIRDYDVFVGKTMEFKVVKINQEFRNVVVSHKALIEAELEAQRKEIISHLEKGQILEGTVKNITSYGVFVDLGGVDGLVHITDLSWGRVSDPHEVVTLDQKINVVILDFDEEKKRIALGLKQLTQHPWDSLDPNLKVGDHVKGKVVVMADYGAFVEIQPGVEGLIHVSEMSWSQHLRSAQEFMKVGDEVEAVILTLDRDERKMSLGIKQLKEDPWEAIEVKYPVGSKHTAKVRNFTNFGIFVELEEGVDGLIHISDLSWTKKVKHPSEFTSQGAEIEVVVLEIDKENRRLSLGHKQLESNPWDEYEAIYTPGSIHEGKITESMDKGAVITLSEGGEGFATPKHLVKQDGTQAQLGEVLPFMVIEFVKDTKRIILSHSRTFEEVKEEPRRQRPAAQSKPKNDAAAINNVAAGTSLGDLGVLADLKKKMEGGK